In Pseudomonadota bacterium, one DNA window encodes the following:
- the miaB gene encoding tRNA (N6-isopentenyl adenosine(37)-C2)-methylthiotransferase MiaB, with protein MNVYDSARMADVLAPLGYRPVEEPDDADMVILNTCHIREKASEKVYSDLGRLREQKERKAARGEKMIIAVAGCTAQAEGKEIIARAPFVDMVFGPQAYQGLPEMVGKLARAAGEKIVSTDFPVESKFDQLPEEQASQGPCAFLAVQEGCDKFCTFCVVPYTRGAEFSRPVDQVVAEAQRLVAGGALEITLLGQNVNAYHGTGPDGQTWGLGRLIRRIADIPGIERIRYTTSHPRDMDDDLIAAHRDVPQLMPFVHLPVQSGSDRILAAMNRKHKADDYLRVVDKMKATRPDLALSSDFIVGFPGETDADFETTLKIVRDVGYAQAYSFAYSPRPGTPASGLQTQVEEAVKTQRLAVLQDLIMSQQKAFNTACIGQTMPVVFDRRGKRDGQLLGRSPWMQSVHVTAPARLLGTMAMVSIASATGSSLAGTVVTTDTVLSPATAGVSS; from the coding sequence ATGAACGTCTATGACTCCGCCCGTATGGCGGACGTGCTGGCCCCGCTGGGATACCGCCCGGTGGAGGAACCGGATGACGCCGACATGGTCATCCTGAATACCTGTCACATCCGGGAAAAGGCCTCGGAAAAGGTGTACTCGGATCTGGGTCGCCTGCGCGAGCAGAAAGAACGCAAGGCTGCCCGCGGCGAAAAAATGATCATTGCCGTGGCCGGCTGCACGGCACAGGCCGAGGGGAAGGAGATCATCGCCCGCGCCCCGTTCGTGGACATGGTGTTCGGCCCCCAGGCCTACCAGGGCCTGCCCGAGATGGTGGGCAAACTGGCCCGCGCGGCCGGAGAAAAAATCGTCAGCACAGACTTTCCCGTGGAATCCAAATTCGACCAGCTGCCGGAAGAACAGGCCAGCCAGGGCCCCTGCGCCTTTCTGGCCGTGCAGGAAGGCTGTGACAAGTTCTGCACCTTCTGCGTGGTGCCCTATACCCGCGGCGCGGAATTCTCCCGCCCCGTGGACCAGGTGGTGGCCGAGGCGCAGCGGCTGGTGGCCGGCGGAGCGCTCGAGATCACCCTGCTGGGCCAGAACGTGAATGCGTACCACGGCACGGGGCCAGACGGACAGACCTGGGGTCTGGGCCGCCTGATCCGCAGGATTGCCGACATTCCGGGTATTGAGCGCATCCGCTATACCACCTCCCACCCGCGGGACATGGACGATGACCTGATCGCCGCCCACCGCGACGTGCCGCAATTGATGCCCTTTGTGCATTTGCCGGTCCAGAGCGGATCCGACCGCATCCTGGCCGCCATGAACCGCAAGCACAAAGCCGATGACTACCTGCGCGTGGTGGACAAAATGAAGGCCACACGGCCCGACCTGGCCCTGTCGTCGGATTTCATCGTGGGCTTTCCGGGGGAGACCGACGCGGACTTCGAGACCACACTGAAGATCGTCCGGGATGTGGGATACGCCCAGGCCTATTCCTTTGCCTACAGCCCGCGCCCGGGGACACCCGCCTCAGGCCTCCAGACCCAGGTGGAGGAGGCGGTGAAGACACAGCGCCTGGCCGTCCTGCAGGATCTGATCATGAGCCAGCAGAAAGCCTTCAACACGGCCTGCATCGGCCAGACCATGCCTGTGGTCTTTGACCGCCGGGGCAAACGTGACGGCCAGCTTCTGGGCCGCAGTCCCTGGATGCAGTCCGTGCACGTTACCGCTCCTGCCCGCCTGCTGGGGACCATGGCCATGGTCAGTATCGCCTCGGCCACCGGCAGCAGTCTTGCGGGCACTGTCGTGACCACGGATACCGTTCTTTCCCCTGCAACCGCCGGAGTTTCATCGTGA